The following proteins are co-located in the Leptospira hartskeerlii genome:
- a CDS encoding discoidin domain-containing protein, translating to MNEESIRISHPRQVKVNEIKTKGTFEFKEGGLRSYSEQLDHPGVGVLTLVLNPGSSFNQIKLHQSEQSGTFFPDSFKFEISLDGKVWEPILQETGFRRLNKRVGQWNFSLVRANFLKLVSKVSEKEGAKFKVSIGALEVGISGVTKLEVSSEKDRFWVKENLIDERPDYGWSSIESNQPKEEFFLMDLGSISRVNELRVLSPKDGHLHFPETFTVYYSEDDLTWNQLLEENQFLSELGTWYQWRFLPTNIRFLKFVSRPRKIQNKEKYSASIVEVELYAAPYLSELTHKPTAEPLPYATVLRSGLVRLAIDGETSEGAAVQANDRRLRDGSTEYKGIVELASDGEEKEGVVVQGNDRRLKHSTEASYGLVRLAANGENRADRVVQGNDDRLKPSSTQSFGIVELAENGETKEGTVVQGNDDRLKHATNQKFGLVQLAPPGDASPGKVVTSDDPRLRHATTESSGILRFASNGEESADAAVQGNDKRLKISTPQSYGIVKLARSGEAKEGAVVQGDDERLRNASTEYPGIVTVAPKGKSIPGHVVSSDDPRLSDARQPLPHAHDYAPKEHDFSSHTGYLRLKGSVEAPYANISPPPENAGLAYARNESEKGAGIVGSGRFSGILGFGEKFGVRGDSASGEKESAGILGLAKRGFGGWFHSRSGHAVYASGKGIPSLNETGSGKAILAEGDSDFLGTVYLQTGKGTDCIAKFFPVQSSDVIAEGDLLAMGEDGKLHKSRQPNATNIVGVAVKSAALVLGDKPQAEGQWLVAIAGVVLANVEAQSYPVQPGDLLCSGLTGGHAVRIAPENLKPGALVAKSLGLQRNGRGPIQVLLCCS from the coding sequence ATGAATGAAGAATCCATCCGGATCAGCCATCCTCGACAAGTTAAAGTAAACGAAATTAAGACTAAGGGTACGTTCGAATTTAAGGAAGGAGGACTTCGTTCTTATTCCGAACAATTGGATCATCCTGGTGTTGGGGTTTTAACTTTAGTTTTAAATCCGGGCTCTAGTTTTAATCAGATCAAGTTGCATCAGTCGGAACAATCCGGCACATTCTTCCCTGACTCTTTTAAATTCGAAATTTCTTTGGATGGAAAAGTTTGGGAACCGATCCTTCAAGAAACAGGTTTCAGAAGGTTGAATAAAAGAGTGGGACAGTGGAACTTTTCCTTGGTCCGCGCTAACTTTCTAAAATTGGTCAGTAAGGTTTCTGAAAAAGAAGGAGCTAAATTTAAAGTTTCTATCGGAGCGTTGGAAGTTGGCATCTCTGGAGTTACTAAATTAGAAGTGAGTTCCGAGAAAGATAGATTTTGGGTAAAAGAAAATCTGATCGATGAAAGGCCCGACTACGGCTGGTCTTCTATAGAATCGAATCAGCCAAAGGAAGAATTTTTCCTAATGGATCTTGGCTCTATTAGTAGAGTGAATGAGCTGAGAGTTCTTTCGCCGAAAGACGGTCACTTACATTTTCCGGAAACTTTTACGGTATATTATAGTGAGGATGATCTGACCTGGAACCAACTTTTGGAAGAGAATCAATTCTTGTCCGAGTTGGGGACTTGGTATCAATGGAGATTTTTACCTACGAATATTCGCTTCTTGAAATTCGTTTCTCGCCCTCGCAAGATCCAGAACAAAGAAAAATATTCCGCAAGCATCGTAGAAGTAGAATTATACGCGGCTCCATACTTAAGCGAGCTGACCCATAAACCTACTGCAGAGCCACTTCCCTACGCAACTGTTCTTAGATCCGGTTTGGTCCGACTTGCGATTGATGGAGAAACTTCTGAAGGTGCCGCAGTTCAGGCAAATGACAGAAGGTTAAGAGACGGCTCTACCGAGTATAAGGGTATCGTAGAACTTGCTTCCGATGGAGAAGAAAAAGAAGGTGTTGTTGTCCAAGGTAACGACAGAAGATTAAAACATTCTACCGAGGCCTCTTATGGTTTGGTGCGACTTGCTGCGAACGGCGAAAATCGGGCAGATAGAGTCGTGCAAGGAAATGATGATCGTTTGAAACCTTCTTCTACCCAAAGTTTTGGTATTGTTGAACTTGCGGAGAATGGTGAGACCAAAGAAGGCACTGTTGTTCAGGGGAATGACGATCGTTTGAAACATGCAACGAACCAAAAATTCGGTTTAGTTCAATTAGCGCCGCCTGGAGACGCAAGTCCTGGAAAAGTGGTCACTTCTGATGATCCTAGACTAAGACATGCTACTACAGAAAGTTCCGGTATTTTAAGATTCGCTTCTAATGGAGAAGAATCTGCAGATGCTGCAGTTCAGGGAAATGATAAGAGATTAAAAATTTCTACTCCTCAGTCTTATGGGATTGTGAAGCTGGCTCGTTCCGGTGAAGCAAAAGAAGGTGCAGTTGTCCAAGGTGATGACGAAAGGTTGCGTAACGCTAGTACCGAATATCCTGGTATAGTGACTGTTGCGCCCAAAGGAAAGTCCATCCCTGGTCATGTAGTTTCTTCGGATGATCCTAGATTGTCGGATGCAAGACAGCCTCTTCCGCACGCTCATGATTACGCTCCTAAAGAGCACGATTTCAGTTCTCATACTGGATATTTGAGACTGAAGGGTTCTGTAGAAGCGCCTTATGCAAATATTTCCCCTCCTCCTGAAAATGCGGGACTTGCTTACGCAAGAAACGAGAGCGAGAAAGGAGCAGGTATCGTAGGTTCCGGTAGATTCTCCGGGATCTTAGGTTTTGGAGAAAAATTCGGAGTTCGCGGAGATAGCGCTTCCGGCGAAAAAGAATCCGCAGGTATTTTAGGTCTGGCCAAAAGAGGATTCGGTGGATGGTTCCATTCTAGATCCGGCCATGCAGTATATGCAAGCGGGAAAGGGATTCCAAGTCTGAACGAAACAGGCTCAGGCAAAGCGATTTTGGCAGAAGGAGATTCCGATTTTCTGGGAACAGTATATCTCCAAACAGGAAAAGGTACGGATTGTATCGCTAAATTTTTTCCTGTTCAGTCTTCTGATGTGATTGCGGAAGGAGATCTTCTTGCCATGGGAGAAGATGGTAAACTTCATAAATCCAGACAACCAAACGCTACGAATATCGTAGGAGTCGCGGTTAAGTCTGCAGCATTAGTTTTGGGAGACAAACCGCAAGCGGAAGGACAATGGCTGGTTGCAATTGCAGGAGTGGTCCTTGCGAATGTAGAGGCTCAATCTTATCCTGTGCAACCCGGAGACCTATTATGTTCTGGTCTAACCGGAGGCCATGCGGTCAGAATCGCTCCTGAAAATTTAAAGCCTGGTGCGCTTGTGGCAAAATCTCTGGGCTTACAAAGAAACGGTAGAGGACCAATCCAAGTCCTACTCTGCTGTAGTTGA
- a CDS encoding helix-turn-helix domain-containing protein: MGEYFPYIKFLSDIIDSGVWATLSPAAKTLYLVLLKFSDQTFKPVWPSNESLIRLTGLKTKKSINEGKKDLVRAGLLQFVPGTGHKNSTYYFCFNYPGSKIPPQGVIFGNPGGGIGAPSGVLTGSPEGGQTGNPNNINITIHNTQNQKPSLEKKELSLDSLKERYGDGILSEAMGIANTQGLGENLHYIRGICKNLSGTKRPNFEHTSPVQSQGSGHSSGKEASWIGFLEWCKGNLSRSSVEVLEKVQVEPDGKTLLVKDPLPETLRMIITKYFTDKIHPSILVIFSAKAEENRVHV, from the coding sequence ATGGGCGAGTATTTTCCATATATAAAATTCCTCTCGGATATCATAGATTCCGGGGTTTGGGCCACTTTATCCCCAGCCGCGAAGACTCTTTATCTCGTTCTGCTTAAATTTAGTGACCAGACCTTTAAGCCTGTCTGGCCTAGTAATGAAAGTTTGATCCGACTTACAGGATTAAAGACTAAAAAATCTATTAACGAAGGAAAGAAAGACCTAGTAAGGGCGGGCCTTCTACAATTTGTTCCTGGGACCGGGCATAAGAATTCCACCTATTATTTTTGCTTCAATTACCCCGGTTCTAAAATTCCACCCCAGGGGGTTATTTTTGGAAACCCCGGAGGGGGAATTGGAGCGCCCTCAGGGGTGTTGACAGGTAGCCCGGAGGGGGGTCAAACTGGAAACCCAAACAATATAAATATAACCATCCATAATACCCAAAACCAAAAACCTAGTTTGGAAAAGAAGGAATTGAGTTTAGATTCTTTAAAAGAACGATACGGAGACGGGATACTTTCTGAAGCAATGGGAATTGCAAATACACAAGGACTAGGGGAAAATTTACATTATATTCGAGGTATTTGTAAAAATCTGTCCGGAACGAAGCGGCCGAATTTTGAGCATACCTCCCCTGTCCAGTCTCAAGGCTCCGGACATTCTTCGGGAAAAGAAGCTTCTTGGATTGGATTTCTGGAATGGTGTAAGGGAAATCTTTCTAGAAGTAGCGTAGAAGTATTGGAGAAAGTTCAGGTGGAACCGGACGGTAAGACTCTTTTGGTCAAGGATCCACTTCCTGAGACACTTAGGATGATCATTACAAAGTACTTCACAGACAAAATCCACCCCTCGATACTGGTTATATTTTCTGCAAAAGCCGAAGAAAACCGGGTACATGTTTAA
- a CDS encoding ParB/RepB/Spo0J family partition protein, giving the protein MSSKSKRLGSLADVFQAEKLEGTIRKIRLDKIRPSESQPRQERKKGVEELAQSLDRDGLLQPILVTKKADEEFYTIIAGERRFHAASLLKWPEVECKILDKDAKETFRLAIIENLQRENLSPYEEIEAMTHLKTSFSYTDLELGNLFGKSRSYMTELLGISSLSKEDLKVCKEAGIESKNLLVQAASAAKKGTLKDFLEKFNSGELKTVKDAKTFNRAEEGGLFSPAQIGTKLSPEKPLVSLYPYKIVKKGTSVIISTEDEEFLSELHKFIKKEISKKFGK; this is encoded by the coding sequence ATGAGCTCAAAAAGTAAAAGATTAGGCTCTCTCGCAGATGTTTTCCAAGCCGAAAAATTAGAAGGTACGATCCGCAAGATCCGCTTGGATAAGATCCGTCCTTCTGAAAGTCAGCCTAGACAAGAGAGAAAAAAAGGTGTAGAAGAACTTGCCCAAAGTTTGGACAGGGACGGACTTCTTCAACCTATCCTAGTCACCAAAAAAGCGGACGAAGAATTTTATACGATCATCGCCGGAGAGAGAAGATTCCATGCAGCGAGTCTTCTCAAATGGCCGGAAGTAGAATGTAAAATTTTAGACAAGGATGCAAAGGAAACTTTCCGCCTAGCAATCATAGAAAACCTACAGAGAGAAAATTTATCTCCTTATGAAGAGATAGAGGCCATGACCCATCTCAAAACTTCTTTCTCTTATACTGATCTGGAGTTAGGAAATCTATTCGGAAAAAGTAGAAGTTATATGACTGAACTTTTGGGAATTTCCTCTCTTTCCAAAGAGGATCTAAAGGTTTGTAAAGAAGCAGGAATAGAATCCAAAAACCTTTTAGTGCAAGCAGCCTCTGCGGCCAAAAAAGGTACTCTAAAAGATTTTCTAGAAAAATTCAATTCAGGCGAACTGAAGACTGTAAAAGACGCAAAAACTTTTAACAGAGCAGAAGAAGGCGGATTATTCTCCCCCGCACAGATTGGGACTAAACTATCTCCAGAAAAACCGTTAGTTTCTCTCTATCCTTATAAGATCGTAAAAAAAGGCACAAGCGTCATCATCTCTACCGAAGACGAAGAGTTTCTTTCGGAACTTCACAAGTTCATTAAGAAAGAAATTTCCAAAAAATTCGGAAAATAA
- a CDS encoding ParA family protein gives MIVVSIANQKGGEGKTTTSLNLAWGLARRGKKTLLIDIDPQANSTGIFLNPEGLDKSMHNIFQSKAKIREVMVKTEVENLNIAPSRLTLAEAETIAAIVDAPYILRDALADLEKEIDFCVIDCPPSLSIFTINALVASNYVIIPLQAEKFSVDGILGLQQTITSIKKRINPSLEIMGALVTQLKPQTLLTKTIIPVLTKYFRIFDNSISDGVAVGESHLARKSVYEYNKSSRQAQEYEGFIEEFLNELKK, from the coding sequence ATGATTGTAGTATCCATCGCAAACCAAAAGGGAGGAGAAGGTAAAACCACTACCTCCCTGAATTTAGCCTGGGGTCTCGCCAGAAGAGGTAAAAAAACTCTGCTGATCGATATAGATCCTCAGGCAAATTCTACAGGGATTTTCCTGAATCCGGAAGGGCTGGATAAATCCATGCATAATATTTTCCAGTCCAAGGCGAAAATTAGAGAAGTTATGGTAAAGACCGAAGTGGAGAATCTGAACATCGCTCCTTCTCGCCTGACCCTCGCGGAAGCAGAAACAATCGCAGCAATTGTAGATGCCCCCTATATTTTAAGAGACGCTCTTGCGGATCTGGAAAAGGAAATAGATTTTTGCGTGATCGATTGCCCTCCTAGCCTTTCCATTTTTACAATCAATGCTCTTGTTGCTTCCAACTATGTGATCATTCCTTTGCAGGCGGAAAAGTTTTCCGTAGATGGAATTTTAGGACTACAGCAAACAATCACTAGCATTAAAAAAAGGATCAATCCTAGCTTGGAAATCATGGGCGCCTTGGTTACTCAGCTCAAGCCTCAGACACTTCTTACTAAAACGATCATTCCGGTTCTTACCAAATATTTCAGAATTTTTGATAATAGCATCTCGGACGGGGTGGCAGTGGGAGAATCTCACCTAGCAAGAAAGTCAGTCTACGAATACAATAAGTCTAGCCGCCAGGCACAAGAATACGAAGGCTTCATTGAGGAATTTTTGAATGAGCTCAAAAAGTAA
- a CDS encoding helix-turn-helix domain-containing protein: protein MSDVRHSKESPGTWLTPCLILNIFPSMLSAPEEFIWGNPNPKELRILLPLAFPECLRLIDGLAGLATLVSESDPSSLEEAGSWGYGEDGFFYPFLTKGSQIRSRLEGSKSPFFLHRSEEVELFRDDSLGCLLSPVLLEGRMFGFFLIELPNQAEEKQILLLHLLCQKVARLLKKESEPSTIYRASEEIGSDPLGELLFRLGNGKSSQLEKFKESKSICISGPASSGKKTLAKWIQKKEFPGRPILTVSLLPEQASKLEKALTDWEKMAESGTLILENSENYSLAQQRILFEYSQRKSRKSRLIFLENSGKKSTEEFLYFRSLLAENRLELPVWKDWSKSDKIAAVQPIFQEVCELHGRPDLALSEDAIESLVEGISCQNLEDLRNAIEEAVLNSGSGEIRNSDLKKEGSKGISLPDPEDLDLRKAVEAVERQKILLADKLFGGNQIRMAKALGISRGSLQYKLKNLGLG from the coding sequence ATGTCGGACGTCCGACATTCGAAAGAAAGTCCAGGTACATGGTTGACACCATGCTTAATTTTAAACATTTTCCCTTCTATGCTATCCGCTCCGGAAGAATTTATATGGGGGAATCCAAATCCTAAAGAACTTAGGATACTGCTGCCTCTTGCCTTTCCGGAATGTTTAAGATTAATCGATGGCCTGGCTGGACTTGCTACTTTAGTCTCCGAATCGGACCCTTCTTCCTTAGAGGAGGCGGGCTCTTGGGGGTATGGGGAAGATGGATTCTTCTATCCTTTCTTAACTAAGGGTTCCCAGATTCGAAGCCGTTTGGAAGGAAGTAAATCTCCATTCTTTTTGCATAGATCGGAAGAAGTGGAGCTGTTTCGAGATGATTCACTGGGATGTTTATTGTCCCCCGTTTTACTGGAAGGTAGAATGTTCGGATTCTTTCTGATAGAACTTCCGAACCAAGCCGAAGAAAAACAAATTTTACTCTTACATTTACTCTGCCAGAAGGTTGCTCGTCTTTTGAAAAAAGAATCGGAACCTTCTACCATTTATCGAGCTTCCGAGGAGATTGGTTCCGATCCTTTGGGAGAGCTTCTTTTTAGATTGGGAAATGGGAAAAGTTCCCAATTGGAGAAATTCAAAGAATCCAAGAGCATTTGTATTTCCGGTCCTGCATCTTCCGGAAAAAAAACCTTAGCAAAATGGATCCAAAAAAAGGAATTTCCTGGCAGGCCAATTTTAACGGTTTCGCTCCTTCCGGAGCAGGCATCCAAGTTGGAAAAGGCTCTGACCGATTGGGAAAAAATGGCCGAATCAGGGACCCTAATTTTAGAAAATTCAGAGAACTATTCTTTGGCACAACAGAGGATCTTGTTCGAATATTCTCAAAGAAAGTCCAGAAAATCCCGTCTCATTTTTTTAGAAAACTCAGGTAAAAAATCAACTGAAGAGTTCTTATATTTTCGTTCTCTTTTGGCCGAAAATAGGTTAGAATTACCTGTCTGGAAAGACTGGTCAAAATCGGATAAAATAGCGGCGGTCCAACCGATTTTCCAAGAGGTCTGCGAGTTACATGGCCGCCCTGATTTAGCACTTTCCGAGGATGCGATCGAATCTTTGGTGGAAGGAATTTCCTGCCAAAATTTAGAGGACCTTCGGAATGCAATTGAAGAAGCAGTTTTAAATTCCGGCTCGGGGGAGATCCGAAATTCCGATCTTAAAAAAGAAGGTTCAAAAGGGATTTCTCTTCCGGATCCGGAGGACCTGGATTTGCGAAAAGCAGTGGAAGCCGTGGAACGCCAAAAAATTCTTTTAGCGGATAAATTGTTCGGCGGTAACCAAATACGAATGGCAAAGGCCTTGGGAATTTCCAGGGGTTCTTTGCAATATAAATTAAAAAACCTAGGTTTGGGTTAA
- a CDS encoding phosphatidylinositol phospholipase: MAVKIKRTSFQRLLNAMKKVTSEVNDHEILRRLETLMVTSKEDLNQAVVRSLLENPLDFDPKSVPEPYAQYVRHFVYMVKRNKKMGLDVNFDASAIDSKKDKKKLTAPKKSAPAKKQVPARKRA; the protein is encoded by the coding sequence ATGGCCGTGAAGATCAAACGAACCTCTTTTCAGAGGCTTCTGAATGCGATGAAGAAAGTCACTAGTGAGGTAAACGATCACGAAATTCTTCGCAGATTAGAGACTCTTATGGTCACTAGCAAAGAAGATCTAAACCAAGCGGTGGTTCGTTCTCTTTTAGAAAATCCTTTGGACTTTGATCCTAAATCTGTGCCTGAGCCCTATGCCCAATATGTTAGGCATTTCGTATATATGGTGAAACGAAATAAGAAGATGGGACTGGATGTAAATTTCGATGCAAGCGCTATCGATTCAAAAAAAGATAAAAAGAAGTTAACTGCTCCTAAAAAATCCGCTCCAGCTAAAAAACAAGTCCCCGCTCGCAAAAGAGCCTAA
- a CDS encoding MBOAT family O-acyltransferase has protein sequence MNFATPLFLFFFLLIFGLRWTLPRLKFLPEWVPKPFLLVGSYFFYMSWNPKFGLLLFGTSILDYWIGRFMDQKEGRSRAILLSISLVLNLGVLAFFKYFFFFMQSGNAVLSAFGLNSSLPVWRIVLPVGISFYTFQSLSYTIDVFRREILPEKNFWNYALFLSFFPQLVAGPIVPAKTFLPQLRSWVAWKELPLREGLLLVLIGVWKKVVIADQLSILPDSFYRSPLEFSSAYAWAAIFAYSLQIYCDFSGYTDIALGCALLLGFRLTENFKMPYLASGFSDFWRRWHISLSSWLRNYLYIPLGGNRKSELRTYVNLFLTMLLGGLWHGASWNFVVWGGFHGIFLGLERLGKKFWPGFFSLENGSGILAKFFYRTFVIFGVVLCWVFFRSPNWKTTGIVFEKLFRFSSGGDPALSSLRILFIAFFLFFIATWIGNRDEKDGSFRKFYEGLHPVLFGFLIGVGFLLGAIFSSESQPFIYFVF, from the coding sequence ATGAATTTTGCTACACCTCTATTTTTATTTTTCTTTTTGCTTATATTTGGGCTAAGATGGACCCTCCCCAGGTTGAAATTTCTTCCAGAATGGGTCCCGAAGCCATTTTTGTTGGTAGGAAGCTATTTCTTCTATATGTCTTGGAATCCTAAGTTTGGGCTCCTTCTTTTCGGAACAAGTATTCTGGATTATTGGATCGGGAGATTCATGGATCAAAAAGAAGGTAGGTCGCGTGCTATCTTGCTTTCTATCTCTCTGGTTTTGAATCTTGGAGTTTTGGCCTTTTTTAAATATTTCTTTTTCTTTATGCAGTCGGGAAATGCCGTATTATCGGCATTTGGGCTAAATTCAAGTCTTCCTGTATGGCGCATTGTGCTTCCTGTAGGTATCTCTTTTTACACTTTTCAGTCCCTAAGTTACACGATCGATGTGTTCAGGAGAGAAATTCTGCCTGAGAAAAATTTTTGGAACTATGCTCTCTTTCTTTCCTTCTTTCCTCAGTTGGTTGCGGGGCCTATCGTTCCGGCCAAAACTTTTTTGCCCCAACTTAGAAGCTGGGTGGCATGGAAGGAACTCCCACTTAGAGAAGGTCTACTTTTGGTTTTGATCGGCGTTTGGAAGAAAGTAGTGATCGCAGATCAACTTTCGATCTTGCCTGATTCTTTTTATCGCTCTCCTTTAGAGTTTTCCAGTGCCTATGCATGGGCAGCAATTTTTGCATATTCTCTTCAAATTTATTGTGATTTTAGCGGATACACCGATATCGCTTTGGGTTGTGCTCTTCTTCTTGGCTTCAGATTGACTGAAAATTTTAAGATGCCTTATCTCGCTTCCGGGTTTTCCGATTTTTGGCGAAGATGGCATATCTCTCTTTCTTCTTGGCTTAGGAACTATTTGTATATTCCTTTGGGTGGTAATCGTAAATCCGAACTAAGAACTTATGTGAATCTATTTTTGACCATGCTTTTAGGCGGTCTATGGCATGGGGCGAGTTGGAATTTTGTGGTCTGGGGAGGGTTCCATGGTATTTTTTTGGGTTTAGAAAGATTGGGTAAAAAGTTTTGGCCCGGTTTCTTCTCCCTTGAAAACGGATCTGGGATTTTAGCTAAATTTTTCTATCGGACCTTTGTGATCTTTGGCGTGGTTCTTTGTTGGGTATTTTTCAGATCTCCGAATTGGAAGACTACAGGGATCGTTTTCGAAAAACTTTTCCGGTTTTCGAGCGGCGGGGATCCGGCACTTTCTTCTTTGCGTATTTTGTTTATTGCATTCTTTCTTTTCTTTATCGCGACTTGGATTGGGAATCGGGATGAGAAAGACGGCAGTTTTCGTAAATTTTATGAAGGTTTACATCCGGTACTCTTTGGATTTTTGATAGGAGTTGGATTTTTGTTGGGGGCCATATTCTCTTCCGAATCTCAGCCGTTTATTTATTTTGTTTTTTGA
- the asd gene encoding aspartate-semialdehyde dehydrogenase encodes MSKINVAVLGATGSVGQRFIQLLENHPYFQVTHLCASENSAGKTYADVMKKRWKISGDIPKYARDIIITLPDPKITQGVKLAFSGLDASIAGEVETSFAEAGIHIISNSKNHRMVENVPLLSAEVNANHLDVISSQKTPGKIITNSNCTIMGVTISLKPLYEKFGIESVMLFSMQAISGAGYPGVPTMDILGNVVPFIGGEEDKAEIEPLKCLGKTEGGKIVNADFKISAHCNRVPVFDGHTVCVSVKFKRTPTESEILEAWSSFKGEPQELKLPLAPDFPILYRQEEDRPQPRLDLETGRGMTTVVGRLRPDPILDWKYVVLSHNTVRGAAGAAILNAELMYRKNLL; translated from the coding sequence ATGAGCAAAATTAACGTAGCTGTTTTGGGAGCCACCGGCTCCGTCGGGCAAAGGTTCATCCAACTTTTGGAAAACCATCCTTATTTTCAGGTAACCCATCTATGCGCATCCGAGAATAGCGCAGGCAAAACATATGCTGACGTTATGAAGAAGCGTTGGAAGATCTCCGGAGATATTCCTAAATATGCTCGCGACATAATTATCACATTGCCGGATCCGAAGATCACCCAAGGTGTTAAATTAGCTTTTTCCGGTTTGGATGCTTCTATTGCAGGAGAAGTTGAAACTTCTTTTGCAGAGGCAGGTATCCATATTATTTCCAATTCTAAAAATCATAGAATGGTGGAGAATGTTCCTCTTCTTTCTGCGGAAGTGAACGCGAACCATTTGGATGTGATCTCCAGTCAGAAGACACCAGGTAAGATCATCACTAACTCCAATTGTACGATTATGGGAGTGACCATCTCTCTCAAACCTCTATATGAAAAGTTCGGCATAGAGTCCGTTATGTTGTTCTCTATGCAGGCAATCTCCGGAGCAGGTTATCCGGGAGTTCCTACCATGGATATTTTGGGGAACGTAGTCCCTTTTATAGGCGGCGAAGAAGATAAGGCGGAGATCGAACCTCTGAAATGTCTTGGAAAGACCGAGGGCGGTAAAATTGTGAATGCGGATTTTAAGATTTCCGCTCATTGCAATCGAGTTCCTGTTTTTGACGGACATACAGTTTGTGTTTCCGTAAAATTCAAGAGGACACCTACGGAATCCGAAATTTTAGAAGCCTGGTCTTCATTTAAAGGCGAGCCTCAAGAATTAAAGTTGCCTCTCGCTCCGGATTTTCCGATTCTTTATCGTCAAGAAGAAGACAGACCCCAGCCTCGTCTAGACCTGGAAACAGGGAGAGGTATGACTACCGTAGTGGGAAGACTTAGACCGGATCCGATTTTAGATTGGAAATATGTTGTCCTAAGTCATAATACGGTTCGTGGGGCTGCCGGTGCCGCGATTTTAAACGCGGAATTGATGTATCGGAAAAACCTACTCTAG
- the pyk gene encoding pyruvate kinase — protein MKNELVNFRKTKIICTIGPATADKKMIQSLAEAGMNIARLNMSHGNHDFHRSVIRAIKSLNKDVLKHPIAILLDTQGPEIRTGDLQVDHLDLKVGESFTFHIIPGEESEEQSVFVNYRDIVKDLKIGDRVTVDNGLINLVVEEIQETALKCKVVDGGKLGSRKHINLPGIRVNLPSITQKDQKDILFGLEEDVDFIALSFVRSAEDIHQLRKIIEENNGHTDIIAKIEDQEAVKNMVEIVEAADGVMVARGDLGVELPIEELPLIQRAIIRECAIKGKRVIVATHLLESMINNPSPTRAEVTDVANAVFEEADAIMLSGETAAGKFPVRCVDMLHKISERVEKAPGLGYVLERVPSNKKEEMARSAAMLSDSIKSPAIIVITRRGTTALNVASFHPRFPLIYAFTNMTTVRRKLWLTRSVIPYRIDFSSDPEKTIKLAIETLKSSGRVKDGDQVVILSDIIAGADRVETIQIREVK, from the coding sequence ATGAAGAATGAATTAGTTAATTTCAGAAAAACTAAAATTATATGCACAATCGGCCCGGCAACGGCCGACAAAAAAATGATCCAATCCCTTGCGGAAGCTGGGATGAATATCGCCAGATTAAACATGTCCCACGGGAATCACGACTTTCATAGATCCGTGATCCGTGCCATTAAGTCTTTGAACAAGGATGTATTAAAACATCCGATCGCAATCTTATTGGACACCCAAGGTCCTGAGATCCGCACAGGGGATCTGCAAGTGGATCATTTGGATCTAAAAGTGGGAGAATCTTTTACTTTCCATATCATTCCTGGAGAAGAATCAGAGGAACAATCCGTTTTCGTAAATTATCGCGATATCGTAAAAGACCTGAAAATCGGCGATAGAGTTACTGTCGATAACGGTTTGATCAATCTTGTGGTGGAAGAGATCCAAGAAACTGCTTTAAAATGTAAAGTTGTAGACGGTGGTAAATTAGGTTCTCGTAAACATATCAATCTGCCAGGTATTCGCGTAAACCTGCCTTCCATCACTCAAAAGGATCAAAAGGATATTCTTTTCGGTTTGGAAGAAGATGTGGATTTTATCGCACTTTCTTTCGTTCGCTCTGCGGAAGATATCCACCAACTTCGCAAGATCATAGAAGAAAATAATGGTCATACGGATATCATCGCTAAGATTGAAGATCAAGAAGCCGTGAAAAACATGGTAGAGATCGTGGAAGCCGCTGACGGTGTGATGGTAGCCAGAGGCGATCTTGGAGTGGAACTTCCTATCGAGGAACTCCCTCTAATCCAACGTGCAATTATTCGAGAATGTGCGATCAAAGGAAAACGAGTGATCGTTGCGACTCACCTTTTGGAATCCATGATCAATAATCCTTCTCCAACTCGAGCGGAAGTGACTGACGTTGCCAACGCAGTTTTTGAAGAAGCAGATGCAATCATGTTGTCCGGTGAGACAGCCGCAGGAAAATTCCCAGTTCGTTGTGTCGATATGCTTCACAAAATCTCGGAAAGAGTGGAGAAGGCGCCGGGACTTGGTTATGTTTTGGAAAGAGTTCCTTCCAACAAAAAGGAAGAAATGGCCAGATCAGCGGCTATGCTCTCTGATTCTATCAAATCGCCTGCAATTATAGTGATTACTAGGAGAGGAACTACTGCTCTGAATGTAGCTTCCTTCCATCCTAGGTTTCCACTCATCTATGCTTTTACCAACATGACCACAGTAAGACGTAAACTTTGGCTGACTCGAAGTGTAATTCCATACCGGATCGATTTTTCCAGCGATCCTGAGAAGACGATCAAACTGGCTATCGAAACTTTAAAATCGAGTGGTAGAGTGAAGGATGGAGACCAGGTGGTGATCTTGTCGGATATTATTGCGGGTGCTGACCGTGTGGAGACGATCCAGATCCGAGAGGTGAAGTAA